In one Brevibacillus composti genomic region, the following are encoded:
- the spoVE gene encoding stage V sporulation protein E, translated as MSKVRSAPDFMIIFATLFLLGIGIVMVYSASAIVAQRAPFNDPYFFAKRQLIFAILGITSMYVMMNIDYWVWKQWAKIGFLISIALLVVVLIIGIEVNGSKSWLGIGAFGIQPGEFAKLGVVAFLARWLSDNQKQIVLFRKGLAPALAIPVVCFGLIMLQPDLGTGTVLMGTAVVMIFAAGARISHFIGLGMIGVAGFVGLILSAPYRIKRITSFLDPWQDPLGTGYQIIQSLYAIGPGGLFGLGLGQSRQKHYYLPEPYNDFIFSVIAEELGFVGGTLVLLVFLLLLWRGMRTAIMAPDLYGSLLALGIIGMIAIQVVINVGVVTGMFPVTGITLPFLSYGGSSLTLMLTGVGVLLNISRFSR; from the coding sequence ATGAGCAAGGTACGCTCTGCCCCCGACTTCATGATTATTTTTGCAACACTTTTTTTATTAGGAATTGGCATCGTGATGGTCTACAGCGCCAGTGCCATCGTTGCACAGCGGGCTCCCTTTAACGACCCGTACTTTTTTGCCAAGCGGCAGCTGATCTTTGCGATTCTCGGGATTACCTCGATGTATGTCATGATGAACATCGATTACTGGGTATGGAAACAATGGGCAAAGATCGGCTTTCTGATCAGCATCGCGCTTCTCGTCGTGGTTTTGATCATCGGGATCGAGGTGAACGGCTCCAAAAGCTGGCTGGGCATCGGCGCTTTCGGGATCCAGCCGGGTGAGTTCGCCAAGCTGGGCGTGGTCGCATTTTTGGCCCGCTGGCTCTCTGACAACCAAAAACAGATCGTGCTGTTTCGCAAGGGATTGGCACCTGCGCTGGCGATTCCCGTGGTGTGCTTTGGCCTGATTATGCTGCAGCCGGACCTGGGGACCGGGACGGTGTTGATGGGGACGGCGGTGGTGATGATCTTCGCCGCAGGGGCACGGATCAGCCATTTTATCGGATTGGGCATGATCGGTGTCGCCGGCTTCGTCGGCCTGATCCTCTCGGCGCCGTACCGGATCAAGCGGATCACGTCCTTCCTCGATCCCTGGCAGGACCCGCTCGGTACAGGCTATCAAATCATCCAATCCCTCTATGCGATCGGACCGGGCGGCTTGTTTGGACTCGGTCTCGGGCAGAGCAGGCAGAAGCACTACTACCTGCCGGAGCCGTACAATGACTTCATCTTTTCCGTGATTGCGGAAGAGCTGGGCTTTGTCGGCGGCACGCTGGTGCTCCTGGTCTTCCTCCTCTTGCTGTGGAGGGGCATGCGGACCGCGATCATGGCTCCCGATCTGTACGGCAGCCTCTTGGCGCTCGGCATCATCGGGATGATCGCGATTCAGGTCGTCATTAATGTAGGCGTAGTGACGGGAATGTTCCCGGTTACGGGCATTACGCTCCCTTTTCTCAGCTACGGCGGTTCTTCGCTGACCTTGATGCTGACAGGGGTAGGGGTATTGCTGAACATCTCGCGTTTCTCCAGATAG